The proteins below come from a single Streptomyces sp. M92 genomic window:
- a CDS encoding ANTAR domain-containing protein: MTSGAPPRLAGRPATLVIDGRVHAGRALLLPRGELVHGCADILAEALATLPGDIGRVDLDMGDVVFMDTAGLQFLDLLGGYSNRQAVPATATNWHGQPLRVLDLAGLDPADPLRAPAHRTEPATEPPAPPAERLHVLQEEVEQLRRAIASRPVIDQARGVLMALHACTSDEAWHILREASQLSNTKLRTVAAAVTAGAESDGPPPPPRVRAALRTALARLRR; this comes from the coding sequence ATGACCTCAGGGGCACCACCACGTCTGGCGGGGAGGCCGGCCACCCTGGTCATCGACGGCCGGGTGCACGCCGGCCGGGCCCTGCTCCTGCCACGGGGAGAACTCGTCCACGGCTGCGCGGACATCCTCGCCGAGGCGCTGGCCACGCTGCCGGGCGACATCGGCCGGGTCGACCTGGACATGGGCGACGTGGTGTTCATGGACACGGCCGGGCTCCAGTTCCTGGACCTGCTCGGCGGCTACAGCAACCGGCAGGCGGTGCCGGCGACGGCCACGAACTGGCACGGGCAGCCGCTGCGCGTCCTGGACCTGGCCGGACTGGACCCCGCCGACCCCCTGCGCGCCCCGGCCCACCGGACCGAGCCCGCGACCGAACCCCCCGCGCCTCCCGCCGAACGGCTGCACGTCCTCCAGGAGGAGGTGGAGCAGCTGCGCCGGGCGATCGCCTCCCGCCCGGTCATCGACCAGGCCCGGGGCGTCCTCATGGCGCTGCACGCCTGCACCTCGGACGAGGCGTGGCACATCCTGCGGGAGGCCTCGCAGCTGTCCAACACCAAGCTGCGCACCGTGGCCGCGGCGGTCACCGCCGGTGCCGAGAGCGACGGCCCGCCGCCGCCCCCGCGGGTGCGCGCGGCCCTGCGGACGGCGCTGGCCCGGCTGCGCCGCTGA
- a CDS encoding YtxH domain-containing protein, whose protein sequence is MRYRVTFVVGLAVGYVLGTKAGRERYEQLRRSARQVAQNPAVRNTAESAAQQGRQFADKAYHVVSDRVGDRMPDSVAQRVRSLRERNGSGPDDWGTSNT, encoded by the coding sequence ATGCGTTACAGGGTCACGTTCGTCGTCGGACTCGCCGTGGGTTACGTGCTGGGCACGAAGGCCGGGCGGGAACGTTACGAGCAGTTGCGGAGGTCCGCCCGGCAGGTCGCGCAGAACCCGGCCGTGCGCAACACCGCCGAGTCCGCGGCGCAGCAGGGCAGGCAGTTCGCCGACAAGGCGTACCACGTGGTGAGCGACCGGGTCGGGGACCGGATGCCCGACTCGGTGGCCCAGCGGGTGCGGTCGCTGCGCGAGCGCAACGGCAGCGGCCCGGACGACTGGGGCACCAGCAACACCTGA
- a CDS encoding xylulokinase → MGIVAGLDSSPDFTRIVVCDSDTGSVLRQGYAPHPVESPEGGGRPADVDPQAWLLSLGEAAGGGLLEGVQAIGVSAQANSVVPLDAQGNTVRPAMVGGDKRSQVAAADLIDAFGGREAWAQAVGCVPQAAQAVTKLRWLARSEPEAAARTAALLQAHDWLVWQLLGRPARRTTDRGGASGTGYWSAATGGYRPDLVELALGHQAVLPEVIGPADAAGTTPEGLLISAGTGETQAAAFGLGIGLGDAVVSLGASGSVMAVHTEPLVDQSGMITALADATGMHLPVVTTLNAVRTLRGTAELLGAADLESLSELAMKSTPGAHGLVLLPYLEGERTPNLPHTAGTLAGLRRESMRPEHLARAAFEGMLCGLADALDVLRGRGVDVRRVFLLGAAAELPAVQAAAPMLFGTQVVVPQPADYAALGSARQAAWALGVSQGTLDPRTPPLWQGAVAQVLEPGEELAVGQAVRQQFVSVREQTHPGALHG, encoded by the coding sequence ATGGGGATAGTCGCCGGGTTGGACAGTTCGCCCGATTTCACTCGTATCGTCGTCTGTGACTCGGACACCGGTTCCGTGCTGCGGCAGGGCTACGCGCCTCATCCGGTGGAGAGCCCCGAGGGCGGGGGCCGGCCCGCCGACGTCGATCCGCAGGCCTGGCTGCTGTCCCTGGGCGAGGCGGCCGGCGGCGGGCTGCTGGAGGGCGTGCAGGCCATCGGCGTGTCCGCGCAGGCGAACTCGGTCGTGCCGCTGGACGCCCAGGGCAACACGGTGCGCCCGGCCATGGTGGGCGGTGACAAGCGCTCGCAGGTGGCGGCGGCCGACCTGATCGACGCCTTCGGCGGGCGCGAGGCGTGGGCGCAGGCCGTGGGCTGTGTCCCGCAGGCCGCGCAGGCGGTGACGAAACTGCGCTGGCTGGCGCGGAGCGAGCCGGAGGCCGCCGCGCGGACCGCGGCCCTGCTCCAGGCCCACGACTGGCTGGTGTGGCAGCTGCTCGGGCGGCCGGCCCGGCGCACCACCGACCGGGGCGGGGCGTCCGGCACCGGGTACTGGTCGGCGGCGACCGGCGGGTACCGGCCCGACCTGGTCGAGCTGGCGCTCGGGCACCAGGCGGTGCTGCCGGAGGTGATCGGCCCCGCCGACGCGGCCGGTACGACGCCGGAGGGGCTGCTGATCTCCGCCGGGACCGGCGAGACCCAGGCCGCCGCCTTCGGGCTCGGCATCGGGCTGGGCGACGCGGTGGTGTCGCTGGGGGCCTCCGGGTCCGTGATGGCCGTGCACACCGAGCCGCTCGTCGACCAGTCCGGGATGATCACCGCCCTGGCGGACGCCACCGGCATGCACCTGCCCGTCGTCACCACCCTGAACGCCGTACGGACCCTGCGCGGCACCGCCGAACTGCTCGGCGCGGCGGATCTGGAGAGCCTGTCCGAGCTGGCGATGAAGTCGACGCCGGGCGCGCACGGGCTGGTGCTGCTGCCCTATCTGGAGGGCGAGCGCACCCCGAACCTGCCGCACACGGCCGGGACGCTGGCGGGGCTCAGGCGCGAGTCGATGAGGCCGGAGCACCTGGCGCGGGCGGCGTTCGAGGGGATGCTGTGCGGCCTCGCGGACGCCCTGGACGTGCTGCGCGGCCGGGGCGTGGACGTGCGGCGGGTCTTCCTGCTGGGCGCGGCGGCCGAGCTGCCGGCGGTGCAGGCGGCGGCGCCCATGCTGTTCGGCACGCAGGTCGTCGTGCCGCAGCCCGCCGACTACGCCGCGCTCGGCTCGGCCCGGCAGGCGGCCTGGGCGCTGGGTGTGTCCCAGGGCACGCTGGACCCGCGCACTCCCCCTCTCTGGCAGGGCGCGGTGGCCCAGGTGCTGGAGCCGGGCGAGGAGCTGGCCGTGGGGCAGGCGGTGCGGCAGCAGTTCGTGTCGGTGCGGGAGCAGACGCACCCGGGGGCACTGCACGGGTGA
- a CDS encoding ABC transporter ATP-binding protein → MLIRLLRAYLRPYRKPITLLVALQFVQTCASLYLPTLNADIIDNGVVKGDTGYILGYGALMIAISLVQVVGNVGAVYFGARTAAALGRDVRGAVFDRVQSFSAREVGGFGAPSLITRTTNDVQQVQMLALMTFTLMVSAPIMCVGGIVMALGLDVPLSGVLVGVVPVLAVCVTLIVRRLRPLFRAMQERLDTVNRVLREQITGNRVIRAFVRDEYEQQRFRKANADLTEVSLGTGNLLALMFPVVMTVVNLSSIAVVWFGAHRIESGGMQIGDLTAFLAYLMQIVMSVMMATFMFMMVPRAEVCAERIQEVLGTRSSVVPPSAPVTELRRHGHLEVRGAGFRFPGAEEPVLRNIGLVARPGETTAVIGSTGSGKSTLLSLVPRLVDATEGEVLVDGVDVRTLDPKVLARVVGLVPQKPYLFAGTVATNLRYGNPDATDEELWHALEVAQAREFVSALDGGLDAPVSQGGTNVSGGQRQRLAIARTLVQRPEIYLFDDSFSALDYATDAALRAELGRETAEATVVIVAQRVATIRDADRIIVLDEGRVVGEGRHHELMADNETYREIVLSQLTEAEAA, encoded by the coding sequence GTGCTCATACGACTCCTGCGGGCCTATCTGCGGCCCTACCGGAAACCCATCACCCTGCTGGTGGCGCTGCAGTTCGTGCAGACCTGCGCCAGCCTCTACCTGCCGACGCTGAACGCGGACATCATCGACAACGGCGTCGTCAAGGGCGACACCGGCTACATCCTGGGCTACGGCGCCCTCATGATCGCCATCTCGCTGGTGCAGGTGGTCGGCAACGTCGGTGCCGTCTACTTCGGTGCCCGCACCGCCGCCGCGCTCGGCCGGGACGTGCGCGGTGCCGTCTTCGACCGGGTGCAGTCCTTCTCGGCCCGCGAGGTCGGCGGCTTCGGCGCGCCCTCGCTGATCACCCGGACCACCAACGACGTGCAGCAGGTCCAGATGCTGGCCCTGATGACCTTCACGCTGATGGTGTCGGCGCCGATCATGTGCGTGGGCGGCATCGTGATGGCCCTCGGTCTGGACGTGCCGCTGTCCGGGGTGCTGGTCGGGGTCGTGCCGGTGCTGGCGGTCTGCGTCACGCTGATCGTGCGCAGGCTGCGCCCGCTGTTCCGGGCGATGCAGGAGCGCCTCGACACGGTGAACCGGGTGCTGCGCGAGCAGATCACCGGCAACCGCGTCATCCGGGCCTTCGTGCGCGACGAGTACGAGCAGCAGCGGTTCCGGAAGGCCAACGCCGACCTCACCGAGGTGTCCCTCGGCACGGGCAACCTGCTGGCGCTGATGTTCCCGGTGGTCATGACGGTGGTGAACCTGTCGTCGATCGCGGTGGTGTGGTTCGGCGCGCACCGGATCGAGAGCGGCGGGATGCAGATCGGCGACCTCACCGCGTTCCTCGCCTATCTGATGCAGATCGTCATGTCCGTGATGATGGCCACCTTCATGTTCATGATGGTGCCGCGCGCGGAGGTGTGCGCCGAGCGCATCCAGGAGGTGCTGGGCACCCGAAGCAGTGTGGTCCCGCCGTCGGCGCCGGTCACCGAGCTGCGGCGGCACGGGCACCTGGAGGTCCGGGGGGCCGGTTTCCGCTTCCCGGGGGCCGAGGAGCCGGTGCTCAGGAACATCGGGCTGGTGGCGCGGCCGGGCGAGACGACCGCCGTCATCGGCTCGACCGGCAGCGGCAAGTCCACCCTGCTCAGCCTGGTCCCGCGGCTGGTCGACGCCACGGAGGGCGAGGTGCTGGTCGACGGGGTGGACGTACGGACCCTCGATCCGAAGGTGCTGGCCAGGGTCGTGGGACTGGTGCCGCAGAAGCCGTACCTCTTCGCGGGGACGGTCGCGACCAACCTGCGGTACGGCAATCCGGACGCCACCGACGAGGAGCTGTGGCACGCGCTGGAGGTGGCGCAGGCCAGGGAGTTCGTCTCCGCGCTGGACGGCGGGCTGGACGCGCCGGTCTCCCAGGGCGGCACCAACGTGTCGGGCGGTCAGCGGCAGCGGCTCGCCATCGCCCGCACGCTGGTGCAGCGACCGGAGATCTACCTCTTCGACGACTCCTTCTCCGCCCTCGACTACGCGACCGACGCGGCGCTGCGGGCCGAGCTGGGCCGGGAGACGGCCGAGGCGACCGTGGTGATCGTGGCGCAGCGGGTGGCGACCATCAGGGACGCGGACCGGATCATCGTGCTGGACGAGGGGCGGGTGGTCGGCGAGGGCCGGCACCACGAGCTGATGGCGGACAACGAGACCTACCGGGAGATCGTGCTCTCCCAGCTCACGGAAGCGGAGGCTGCCTGA
- a CDS encoding ABC transporter ATP-binding protein, with protein MAGPAGRMMAGGGPDQRSMDFKGSGKRLIAQFRPERATLFTLLACVVVSVGLSVVGPKILGRATDLVFAGIVGRDMPSGPTKEQVLESMRERGEGNVADMLRSTDFTPGQGIDFGAVGEVLLLALAVFGAAGLLMAVATRLVNRAVNRTMFRLREDVQTKLSRLPLSYFDKRQRGEVLSRATNDIDNIQQTLQQSMGQLINSLLTIIGVLAMMFYVSWILALVALVTVPLSFVVATRVGKRSQPQFVRQWRSTGALNAHIEEMYTGHTLVKVFGRQEESAKQFAEQNEALYEAGFKAQFNSGIMQPLMMFVSNLNYVLVAVVGGLRVASGSLSIGDVQAFIQYSRQFSMPLTQVASMANLVQSGVASAERVFELLDAEEQSADPIPGVRPEDLRGRVELEHVSFRYDPEKPLIEDLSLKVEPGHTVAIVGPTGAGKTTLVNLLMRFYEVSGGRITLDGVDIAKMSRDELRSGIGMVLQDTWLFGGTIAENIAYGASRKVTRGEIEEAARAAHADRFVRTLPDGYDTVIDDEGTGVSAGEKQLITIARAFLSDPVILVLDEATSSVDTRTEVLIQKAMAKLAHGRTSFVIAHRLSTIRDADVILVMENGSIIEQGTHGELLAAGGGYARLYAAQFAQAVAEVD; from the coding sequence ATGGCGGGGCCTGCGGGTCGCATGATGGCCGGGGGCGGCCCCGACCAGCGTTCGATGGACTTCAAGGGGTCGGGCAAGCGGCTGATCGCCCAGTTCCGGCCGGAGCGGGCGACCCTGTTCACGCTGCTGGCGTGCGTGGTCGTCAGCGTCGGCCTCAGCGTGGTCGGGCCGAAGATCCTCGGCCGGGCCACCGACCTGGTCTTCGCCGGCATCGTCGGGCGGGACATGCCGTCCGGGCCCACGAAGGAACAGGTCCTGGAGTCGATGCGGGAGCGCGGTGAGGGCAACGTCGCCGACATGCTCCGCTCCACGGACTTCACGCCGGGCCAGGGCATCGACTTCGGCGCGGTGGGCGAGGTGCTGCTGCTGGCGCTGGCGGTGTTCGGCGCGGCGGGGCTGCTGATGGCGGTGGCGACGCGGCTGGTGAACCGGGCGGTGAACCGCACCATGTTCCGGCTGCGCGAGGACGTGCAGACGAAGCTGTCGCGGCTGCCGCTGTCGTACTTCGACAAGCGGCAGCGGGGCGAGGTGCTGAGCCGGGCGACGAACGACATCGACAACATCCAGCAGACGCTGCAGCAGTCGATGGGGCAGCTCATCAACTCGCTGCTGACGATCATCGGCGTGCTGGCGATGATGTTCTACGTCTCCTGGATCCTGGCCCTGGTGGCGCTGGTGACGGTGCCGCTGTCGTTCGTGGTGGCCACGCGGGTGGGCAAGCGGTCGCAGCCGCAGTTCGTGCGGCAGTGGCGCTCGACGGGCGCGCTGAACGCGCACATCGAGGAGATGTACACCGGGCACACGCTGGTGAAGGTGTTCGGGCGCCAGGAGGAGTCGGCGAAGCAGTTCGCCGAGCAGAACGAGGCGCTGTACGAGGCCGGGTTCAAGGCGCAGTTCAACAGCGGGATCATGCAGCCGCTGATGATGTTCGTGTCCAACCTGAACTACGTGCTGGTCGCGGTGGTGGGCGGACTGCGGGTGGCCTCGGGTTCCCTCTCCATCGGTGACGTGCAGGCCTTCATCCAGTACTCCCGGCAGTTCTCGATGCCGCTGACGCAGGTCGCGTCGATGGCGAACCTGGTGCAGTCGGGCGTGGCGTCGGCGGAGCGGGTCTTCGAGCTGCTGGACGCCGAGGAGCAGTCGGCGGACCCGATCCCGGGTGTGCGGCCGGAGGATCTGCGCGGGCGGGTGGAGCTGGAGCACGTGTCGTTCCGCTACGACCCCGAGAAGCCGCTGATCGAGGACCTGTCGCTGAAGGTGGAGCCGGGTCACACGGTCGCCATCGTCGGCCCCACTGGCGCCGGCAAGACCACCCTGGTCAACCTGCTGATGCGGTTCTACGAGGTCTCCGGCGGCCGGATCACCCTGGACGGCGTGGACATCGCCAAGATGTCCCGGGACGAGCTGCGCTCCGGCATCGGCATGGTGCTCCAGGACACCTGGCTGTTCGGCGGGACCATCGCGGAGAACATCGCGTACGGGGCGTCGCGGAAGGTGACGCGCGGGGAGATCGAGGAGGCGGCGCGGGCCGCGCACGCCGACCGGTTCGTGCGGACGCTGCCCGACGGCTACGACACGGTGATCGACGACGAGGGCACGGGGGTGAGCGCGGGCGAGAAGCAGCTGATCACGATCGCGCGGGCGTTCCTGTCCGACCCGGTGATCCTGGTGCTGGACGAGGCGACGAGTTCCGTGGACACCCGTACCGAGGTGCTGATCCAGAAGGCGATGGCCAAGCTGGCGCACGGGCGGACGTCCTTCGTCATCGCGCACCGGCTGTCGACGATCCGCGACGCCGACGTGATCTTGGTGATGGAGAATGGGTCCATCATCGAGCAGGGCACGCACGGCGAACTGCTGGCGGCCGGCGGCGGGTACGCGCGCCTGTACGCGGCGCAGTTCGCGCAGGCGGTCGCCGAGGTCGACTGA
- a CDS encoding RNA polymerase sigma factor, with amino-acid sequence MPESSERGRVPTIPAVPSNACGADSGVRAGSVPKYRRRPPPAASILEVAPVQTQTLTQTDTSTDGAEPDPAGGVLVAMPPQPRAVHHPDDRPVEDDAAADAVVSVEPPPPTRTESGGPSSDLFRQYLREIGRIPLLSAAEEVDLARRVEAGLFAEEKLRLTPDLDSRLALDLDRLVVMGRLAKRRLIEANLRLVVSVAKRYVGRGLTMLDLVQEGNLGLIRAVEKFDYARGFKFSTYATWWIRQAMSRALADQARTIRVPVHVVELINRVVRVQRRMLQERGYEPTPQEVAAHLDLAPERVGEVLRLAQEPVSLHAPVGEEDDVALGDLIEDGDAASPVESAAFLLLRQHLEAVLSTLGERERKVVQLRYGLVDGRPRTLEEIGRIFGVTRERIRQIESKTLNKLRDHAYADQLRGYLD; translated from the coding sequence GTGCCTGAGTCCTCGGAGCGCGGCCGGGTCCCCACGATCCCCGCGGTTCCGTCCAACGCGTGCGGGGCGGACAGCGGCGTGCGAGCCGGCTCCGTCCCGAAGTACCGCCGCCGGCCGCCGCCGGCCGCGTCCATCCTGGAGGTCGCCCCCGTGCAGACCCAGACCCTCACCCAGACCGACACCAGTACCGACGGCGCGGAGCCGGACCCGGCCGGCGGCGTCCTCGTCGCGATGCCGCCGCAGCCCCGCGCCGTGCACCACCCCGACGACCGGCCCGTCGAGGACGACGCGGCCGCGGACGCCGTCGTCTCCGTCGAACCGCCGCCGCCCACCCGCACGGAGAGCGGCGGGCCCTCCTCCGACCTGTTCCGCCAGTACCTGCGGGAGATCGGCCGGATCCCGCTGCTCAGCGCCGCCGAGGAGGTCGACCTCGCCCGACGGGTGGAGGCCGGGCTGTTCGCCGAGGAGAAGCTGCGGCTCACCCCCGACCTGGACAGCCGGCTCGCCCTGGACCTCGACCGGCTCGTCGTCATGGGGCGCCTGGCCAAGCGCCGCCTGATCGAGGCGAACCTGCGGCTCGTGGTGTCGGTGGCCAAGCGGTACGTCGGACGCGGACTGACCATGCTGGACCTGGTCCAGGAGGGGAACCTCGGGCTGATCCGGGCCGTGGAGAAGTTCGACTACGCCCGCGGCTTCAAGTTCTCCACCTACGCCACCTGGTGGATCCGCCAGGCCATGTCGCGGGCGCTGGCCGACCAGGCGCGCACCATCCGCGTCCCCGTGCACGTCGTGGAACTGATCAACCGGGTGGTCCGCGTCCAGCGCCGCATGCTCCAGGAACGCGGTTACGAGCCGACGCCGCAGGAGGTCGCCGCCCACCTGGACCTGGCCCCCGAGCGGGTCGGCGAGGTGCTGCGCCTCGCCCAGGAGCCGGTCTCGCTGCACGCCCCGGTGGGGGAGGAGGACGACGTCGCCCTCGGCGACCTCATCGAGGACGGCGACGCCGCCAGCCCCGTCGAGTCCGCCGCGTTCCTGCTGCTGCGCCAGCACCTGGAGGCGGTGCTCTCCACCCTCGGCGAACGCGAGCGCAAGGTCGTCCAGCTCCGGTACGGCCTGGTCGACGGCCGGCCCCGCACGCTGGAGGAGATAGGCCGCATCTTCGGGGTCACCCGCGAGCGGATCCGCCAGATCGAGTCCAAGACGCTCAACAAGCTGCGGGACCACGCCTACGCGGACCAGCTGCGCGGGTACCTCGACTGA
- the dnaG gene encoding DNA primase, giving the protein MAGRINDEDVKAVRDAVPIDAVVSEYLQLRNAGGGNLKGLCPFHDEKSPSFQVSPSKGLFHCFGCQEGGDTITFVMKVDHLTFSEAVERLAGQAGITLRYEEGGYNPTHQRGERIRLVEAHKIAAQWYAEQLASSPEADTGRAFLAERGFDQAAAEHFSVGYSPQGWDHLTRFLRGKGFSDKELLLSGLSQEGRRGPIDRFRGRLMWPIRDIGGDVVGFGARKLYEADNGPKYLNTPETPIYRKSQVLYGIDLAKKDIAKASRAVVVEGYTDVMACHLAGVTTAIATCGTAFGGDHIKILRRLLMDNGSARVIFTFDGDAAGQKAALRAFEDDQKFAAETYIAIAPDGMDPCDLRLAKGDEAVADLVEPRTPLFEFALRQIVGRYDLDTPAGRAAALDEAAPVVARIKNSGAQHEVAVQLAGMLGILDTQFVVKRIAQLARWARDRGGKGPAGPDRGQQHGNGGGPRAYASAAAPGPRGGGPALNLRNPVFATERELLKLALQRPELVSPAFDAYGVDEFTAAPYAAVRQAILEAGGAEFGVQDPQDYLVRVRDAAPDDTVRATVTELAVEAIMLHRGVKDVDEVYAGAQLVTVRRRAVERRIREITGRLTRLTGHGDPAELAAVQNELWVLQQYDQTLREHGAAAL; this is encoded by the coding sequence GTGGCAGGACGGATCAACGACGAGGACGTGAAGGCGGTACGGGACGCGGTCCCGATCGACGCCGTCGTCTCGGAGTACCTCCAGCTACGCAACGCGGGCGGCGGCAATCTGAAGGGCCTGTGCCCGTTCCACGACGAGAAGTCCCCGTCCTTCCAGGTCAGCCCGAGCAAGGGTCTCTTCCACTGCTTCGGCTGCCAGGAGGGCGGCGACACCATCACGTTCGTGATGAAGGTCGACCACCTCACCTTCTCGGAGGCCGTCGAGCGCCTGGCCGGCCAGGCCGGCATCACCCTGCGTTACGAGGAGGGCGGGTACAACCCGACCCACCAGCGCGGCGAACGCATCCGCCTGGTCGAGGCCCACAAGATCGCCGCCCAGTGGTACGCGGAGCAGCTGGCGAGCAGCCCCGAGGCGGACACCGGCCGCGCCTTCCTCGCCGAGCGCGGCTTCGACCAGGCCGCCGCCGAGCACTTCTCCGTCGGCTACAGCCCCCAGGGCTGGGACCACCTCACCCGCTTCCTGCGCGGCAAGGGCTTCAGCGACAAGGAGCTGCTGCTCTCCGGGCTCTCCCAGGAGGGCCGCCGCGGCCCCATCGACCGCTTCCGCGGCCGGCTGATGTGGCCCATCCGCGACATCGGCGGCGACGTCGTCGGCTTCGGCGCCCGCAAGCTCTACGAGGCGGACAACGGCCCGAAGTACCTGAACACCCCCGAGACCCCGATCTACCGCAAGTCCCAGGTGCTGTACGGCATCGACCTGGCGAAGAAGGACATCGCGAAGGCCTCCCGCGCGGTCGTCGTCGAGGGCTACACCGACGTCATGGCCTGCCACCTGGCCGGGGTGACGACCGCCATCGCGACCTGCGGCACCGCCTTCGGCGGCGACCACATCAAGATCCTGCGCCGCCTGCTGATGGACAACGGCTCGGCCCGCGTGATCTTCACCTTCGACGGCGACGCGGCCGGCCAGAAGGCGGCCCTGCGCGCCTTCGAGGACGACCAGAAGTTCGCCGCCGAGACCTACATCGCCATCGCCCCCGACGGCATGGACCCCTGCGACCTGCGTCTGGCCAAGGGCGACGAGGCGGTCGCCGACCTGGTGGAGCCGCGCACCCCGCTCTTCGAGTTCGCGCTCCGCCAGATCGTGGGCCGCTACGACCTGGATACCCCGGCCGGCCGCGCCGCGGCCCTGGACGAGGCCGCCCCGGTCGTCGCCCGGATCAAGAACAGCGGCGCCCAGCACGAGGTCGCCGTGCAGCTCGCCGGCATGCTCGGCATCCTCGACACCCAGTTCGTGGTCAAGCGGATCGCCCAGCTCGCCCGCTGGGCCCGCGACCGGGGCGGCAAGGGCCCCGCAGGCCCCGACCGGGGACAGCAGCACGGCAACGGCGGTGGCCCGCGGGCGTACGCGTCCGCCGCCGCCCCGGGCCCCCGCGGCGGCGGCCCGGCCCTCAACCTCCGCAACCCCGTCTTCGCCACCGAACGCGAACTGCTCAAGCTCGCCCTCCAGCGCCCCGAGCTGGTCTCCCCGGCCTTCGACGCGTACGGCGTGGACGAGTTCACCGCCGCGCCCTACGCCGCCGTGCGCCAGGCGATCCTGGAGGCGGGCGGCGCCGAGTTCGGCGTCCAGGACCCGCAGGACTACCTGGTCCGCGTCCGCGACGCGGCCCCGGACGACACCGTCCGCGCGACGGTCACCGAGCTGGCCGTCGAGGCGATCATGCTGCACCGGGGCGTCAAGGACGTCGACGAGGTCTACGCGGGCGCCCAGCTGGTGACCGTCCGCCGCCGCGCCGTCGAACGCCGCATCCGCGAGATCACGGGCCGCCTCACCCGGCTCACCGGCCACGGCGACCCCGCCGAACTGGCCGCCGTGCAGAACGAGCTCTGGGTCCTCCAGCAGTACGACCAGACCCTGCGCGAACACGGCGCCGCCGCGCTCTGA
- a CDS encoding NAD(P)/FAD-dependent oxidoreductase → MVDADQTFVIVGGGLAGAKAAETLRTEGFSGRVILVSDERDHPYERPPLSKGFLLGKEERDSVFVHEPAWYAQHDIELHLGQTVVAIDRAAKTVHYGDDGTHVRYDKLLLATGAEPRRLDVPGTGLAGVHHLRRLAHAERLKGVLASLGRDNGHLVIAGAGWIGLEVAAAAREYGAEVTVVEPGPTPLHGVLGPELGSVFAELHEAHGVRFRFGVRLTEIVGQDGMVLAARTDDGEEHPAHDVLAAIGAAPRTALAQAAGLEIADRAAGGGIVVDADLRTSDPDIHAAGDVASFHHALFGTRLRVEHWAGALNGGPAAARAMLGRGPAHDRVPYFFTDQYDLGMEYSGWAPPGSYDQVVIRGDAAKREFIAFWVKDGRVLAGMNVNVWDVTEPIQQLIRSKAQVNAEALADPHVALDSLVP, encoded by the coding sequence GTGGTCGACGCGGATCAGACATTCGTCATCGTCGGAGGCGGCCTGGCCGGCGCGAAGGCGGCCGAGACACTCCGCACGGAGGGCTTCAGCGGCCGGGTGATCCTCGTCTCGGACGAACGCGACCACCCCTACGAGCGCCCGCCGCTGTCCAAGGGCTTCCTCCTCGGCAAGGAGGAACGCGACAGCGTCTTCGTCCACGAGCCCGCCTGGTACGCCCAGCACGACATCGAGCTGCACCTCGGCCAGACCGTCGTCGCGATCGACCGCGCCGCGAAGACCGTCCACTACGGCGACGACGGCACCCACGTCAGGTACGACAAGCTGCTCCTCGCGACCGGCGCCGAGCCCCGCCGCCTCGACGTCCCCGGCACCGGCCTCGCGGGCGTCCACCACCTGCGCCGCCTCGCCCACGCCGAACGCCTCAAGGGCGTCCTCGCCTCCCTCGGCCGGGACAACGGCCACCTCGTGATCGCCGGCGCCGGCTGGATCGGCCTGGAGGTCGCGGCGGCGGCCCGCGAGTACGGGGCGGAGGTGACGGTCGTGGAGCCCGGACCGACCCCGCTGCACGGCGTCCTCGGCCCCGAGCTGGGCTCCGTCTTCGCCGAACTGCACGAGGCGCACGGCGTCCGCTTCCGCTTCGGGGTGCGGCTCACCGAGATCGTCGGCCAGGACGGCATGGTGCTGGCCGCCCGCACCGACGACGGCGAGGAGCACCCCGCGCACGACGTGCTCGCCGCGATCGGCGCCGCCCCGCGCACCGCGCTGGCCCAGGCGGCGGGCCTGGAGATCGCCGACCGCGCGGCCGGCGGCGGCATCGTCGTCGACGCGGACCTGCGCACCTCCGACCCCGACATCCACGCCGCCGGTGACGTCGCCTCCTTCCACCACGCCCTCTTCGGCACCCGCCTGCGGGTCGAGCACTGGGCGGGCGCCCTGAACGGCGGCCCGGCGGCCGCCCGCGCGATGCTCGGCAGGGGGCCGGCCCACGACCGCGTGCCCTACTTCTTCACCGACCAGTACGACCTGGGCATGGAGTACTCCGGCTGGGCGCCGCCCGGCTCCTACGACCAGGTGGTGATCCGCGGGGACGCGGCCAAGCGCGAGTTCATCGCCTTCTGGGTGAAGGACGGCCGGGTGCTGGCCGGGATGAACGTCAACGTGTGGGACGTCACGGAGCCGATCCAGCAGCTGATCCGCTCGAAGGCGCAGGTGAACGCGGAGGCGCTGGCCGACCCGCACGTCGCTCTGGACAGCCTCGTCCCGTGA